The proteins below are encoded in one region of Ephemeroptericola cinctiostellae:
- a CDS encoding YidB family protein — protein sequence MGLLDGLLGAALGGNNSGGIQGALLQAVLSQVLGGGQSNNANSGLGGMLGGLLGGGQQQQNGGGLGGLLGGLLGGGANTADVHNQAAGGLGNLTGMLSQLGLGDQVNSWIGTGENQPVTADQIQSSLGQNGTLTQIAQQAGVSEQEAAGGLADLLPGLINKLTPNGKIDANDIGSVLGQLMGK from the coding sequence ATGGGTTTATTAGACGGACTTTTAGGCGCAGCTTTGGGTGGTAACAACAGCGGCGGCATCCAAGGTGCTTTGTTGCAAGCTGTACTTAGCCAAGTTTTGGGTGGCGGTCAAAGCAACAACGCCAACAGCGGTTTGGGCGGCATGCTCGGCGGCTTGTTGGGTGGCGGTCAGCAACAACAAAATGGCGGCGGTTTGGGTGGTTTACTTGGAGGCTTGTTGGGCGGTGGTGCAAACACAGCTGACGTACACAACCAAGCCGCAGGCGGCTTGGGTAACTTAACAGGCATGTTGAGCCAACTCGGCTTGGGCGACCAAGTGAACTCATGGATCGGCACAGGCGAAAACCAACCCGTCACAGCCGATCAAATTCAAAGCTCTTTGGGTCAAAATGGCACATTGACACAGATCGCTCAACAAGCGGGCGTGTCTGAACAAGAAGCTGCAGGCGGTTTGGCTGATTTATTGCCAGGCCTGATCAACAAATTGACCCCCAACGGCAAAATTGATGCCAATGACATTGGTTCTGTATTGGGTCAATTGATGGGTAAATAA